The Lysobacter enzymogenes DNA segment GGCTTCGAGAGCGTGTTCCAGCGCAGCCTGATCCTGAACTTCCGCGCCGAGGACCGCTGATGCGCGCCGCGGCCCGCTCGTTCGCGCGCATCGCCGCCGTGGCCGCCGGCCTGGCCGCGATGCCGGCCCTGGCGGCCGAGATCGGCCGCGCCTGCGACACGCCCGAGCACTGCCTGCCGCAAAACCAACTGCGTTACTACGAAGTGCTGCGCCAGGCCATCGGCCAGCACTGGCAGGCGCCCGCCAGCGCCGCCGCCGACAGCGCCTGCACGCTGGAGCTGACCCAAGCGCCGGGCGGCAAGCTGGTGTCGGTGCGCACGATCCAGCCCTGCGACCTCGACCCGGGCGACCGCGACAGCCTGCTGGCGGCCGCGCGCGCGGCCAGCCCGCTGCCGTACCAGGGCTACCAGCAGGTGTTCCGGCCGGTGTTGCGGCTGAGCCTGCGCGTGGCCGAACCCGACGATCCCAAGGAACGGGAAGAGAGCCGGCTCAAGCGCTGGTGGCAGCGCATGCGCGATCGCTGAACGCGGCGGCCGAACGCGCCGCCGCACGGCCGCGCCGTGTCGGCTCGGGCCGCTGGCTGAACGGGCGGCCGGGCGGGCAGGGCGCTTGCCCCGCCGCGTCGCTTGCTGCCGATCGCGGGCGTTCGCTGCACGTTTTGTGCGCCATTCGCCGGCGTCCGGACGCCGCTAACGCACTGAAACGTAAATTGACGCCGGGTTTTGAGCCCACGTTCACCCAACAGCGTTAACAATGCCGAACCTGAACAAACCCCCGTTGGATTCTCACGGAGTGCCGATGAAACGACCCCTGCGCTGGCTGGCCACGCTGCTCGCCGTCCTGCTTCCCCTCGCCGCGTCTGCCCAGCAGAAGGGGTTGGAGATCGACATCGTCGGCGGCCTGGCTTCGGCCACTCCGATCGCCGTGGTGCCCATGCCCTACCAGGGCGGCGGCGCGGCTCCGCCGACCGACATCGCCGAAGTGGTCCGCAACGACCTCAACCGCTCCGGCCAGTTCCGCGGCCTGCCGGTCGAGCAGATGGCGGCCAAGCCGACCCGCGGCAGCGAGATCAGCTTCCCCGACTGGCGCGCGCTCAACCAGGACTTCATCGTGGTCGGCCGCGTGCTCGACGCCGGCGCCGGCAGCTATCGGGTCGAGTACGAGCTGTACGACGTGGGCAAGCAGCAGCGCCTGCTCGGCTTCGCCCTGACCGCGCGCGCCAACGCCATGCGCGACGTCGCCCACCAGGTCGCCGACGCGGTCTACGAGAAGATCACCGGCGTGCGCGGCGCGTTCTTCACCCGCATCGCCTATGTCACCGCGACCGGCGTCGGCCGCGGCAGCAACTACGCGCTGATGGTCGCCGACTCCGACGGCTACAACCCGCAGACCGTGGTGCGCTCGCCCGAGCCGCTGCTGTCGCCGTCGTGGAGCCCGGACGGCAACCGCCTGGCCTACGTCAGCTTCGAGGGCGGCAATTCCTCGATCTACATCCAGAACATCGGCACCGGCAGCCGCGAACTGGTGGCCAAGTTCCGCGGCATCAACGGCGCCCCGGCGTTCTCGCCCGACGGCCGCCGCCTGGCCCTGACCCTATCGCGCAGCGGCAACCCCGAGATCTACGTGATGGACCTCGGCAGCAAGGCGCTGACCCAGCTGACCAACCACTTCGGCATCGACACCGAGCCGACCTGGTCGGCCGACGGCAACAAGATCTATTTCACCTCCGACCGCGGCGGCAAGCCGCAGATCTACTCCGTCGCGACCAGCGGCGGCAGCGCCACCCGGGTCACCTTCCAGGGCAGCTAC contains these protein-coding regions:
- the tolB gene encoding Tol-Pal system beta propeller repeat protein TolB — protein: MKRPLRWLATLLAVLLPLAASAQQKGLEIDIVGGLASATPIAVVPMPYQGGGAAPPTDIAEVVRNDLNRSGQFRGLPVEQMAAKPTRGSEISFPDWRALNQDFIVVGRVLDAGAGSYRVEYELYDVGKQQRLLGFALTARANAMRDVAHQVADAVYEKITGVRGAFFTRIAYVTATGVGRGSNYALMVADSDGYNPQTVVRSPEPLLSPSWSPDGNRLAYVSFEGGNSSIYIQNIGTGSRELVAKFRGINGAPAFSPDGRRLALTLSRSGNPEIYVMDLGSKALTQLTNHFGIDTEPTWSADGNKIYFTSDRGGKPQIYSVATSGGSATRVTFQGSYNASASVSFDGKKIATAQGAGNTYRIAMMDSSTGGALWSTLSPGSLDESPSFAPNASMIIYAAREGRRGVLYAVSADARVRQRLVLADGDVREPAWGPYRLPR
- a CDS encoding TonB C-terminal domain-containing protein, producing MRAAARSFARIAAVAAGLAAMPALAAEIGRACDTPEHCLPQNQLRYYEVLRQAIGQHWQAPASAAADSACTLELTQAPGGKLVSVRTIQPCDLDPGDRDSLLAAARAASPLPYQGYQQVFRPVLRLSLRVAEPDDPKEREESRLKRWWQRMRDR